One genomic segment of Mycolicibacterium gilvum includes these proteins:
- a CDS encoding globin domain-containing protein, with translation MAPNVTAAPAELEAAHAEMIAATLPLVGAHIDEITTEFYRRMFAAHPELLRNLFNRGNQAQGAQQRALAASIATFATHLIDPDLPHPAELLSRIGHKHASLGVTADQYPIVHEHLFAAIVEVLGADTVTADVAAAWDRVYWIMADTLIALERDLYKAAGVTDGDVYRRATVVSRVDDPSGVVLITVRPEGRPFTGSIPAQYVSVGVTLPDGARQLRQYTLVNAPGTADLTFAVKPVGPVADAPAGEVSSWISANLCVGDIVDVTVPFGDLPAPDGAAPLVLISAGIGVTPMIGILEYLAASAPEASVQVLHADRSDRVHPLRERQHELAEALPNARLDVWYEDGVTAGAPGAHAGLMNLSAIDLPADAHVYLCGNNGFVQAVRGQLTDRGFTSERVHCELFSPNDWLLG, from the coding sequence ATGGCCCCCAACGTCACCGCCGCCCCCGCCGAACTGGAAGCCGCGCACGCAGAGATGATCGCCGCGACGCTCCCGTTGGTCGGCGCGCACATCGACGAGATCACCACGGAGTTCTACCGGCGGATGTTCGCCGCCCATCCCGAACTGCTGCGCAATCTGTTCAACCGCGGCAATCAGGCCCAGGGGGCGCAGCAGCGCGCACTGGCGGCGTCCATCGCGACGTTCGCGACCCACCTGATCGATCCGGACCTGCCGCACCCCGCGGAGTTGCTGTCGCGGATCGGGCACAAGCACGCCTCGCTGGGCGTCACCGCCGACCAGTATCCGATCGTGCACGAGCATCTGTTCGCCGCGATCGTCGAGGTCCTCGGCGCCGACACCGTGACCGCGGATGTGGCGGCGGCCTGGGACCGGGTGTACTGGATCATGGCCGACACGCTGATCGCCCTCGAGCGTGACCTGTACAAGGCGGCCGGCGTCACCGACGGCGACGTGTACCGCCGGGCCACCGTGGTGTCCCGCGTCGACGACCCGTCGGGCGTGGTGCTGATCACCGTCCGTCCCGAGGGCCGTCCGTTCACCGGTTCGATTCCGGCGCAGTATGTGTCGGTCGGCGTGACCCTGCCCGACGGCGCCCGCCAGCTTCGTCAGTACACCCTCGTCAACGCTCCCGGCACCGCGGATCTGACGTTCGCCGTCAAGCCGGTCGGGCCGGTCGCCGATGCCCCCGCGGGGGAGGTGTCGTCGTGGATCTCGGCCAATCTGTGCGTCGGTGACATCGTCGACGTGACGGTGCCCTTCGGCGATCTGCCCGCGCCCGACGGCGCTGCGCCGCTGGTCCTGATCTCGGCCGGTATCGGCGTCACGCCCATGATCGGGATCCTGGAGTACCTGGCCGCGTCGGCGCCCGAGGCATCAGTGCAGGTGCTGCACGCCGATCGCAGCGATCGGGTGCATCCGCTGCGGGAGCGTCAACACGAACTCGCCGAGGCGCTGCCCAACGCGCGTCTCGACGTCTGGTACGAGGACGGCGTGACCGCCGGCGCACCGGGGGCGCATGCCGGGCTGATGAACCTGTCGGCGATCGACCTGCCCGCCGACGCGCACGTATACCTGTGCGGGAACAACGGTTTCGTGCAGGCGGTGCGCGGTCAGCTGACCGATCGGGGATTCACCTCCGAGCGGGTGCACTGCGAGCTGTTCTCGCCGAACGACTGGCTGCTCGGCTAG
- a CDS encoding TetR-like C-terminal domain-containing protein, producing the protein MSDNDESRRAAAIEAALDEVQQWGVDRFRLEGVAHRAKLSPDYVRQIWGSETELIAEALLSYSQAMMELPDTGSLHGDLTGLALALADYLNEPVGRRISRMLVIDSKSQAVDRDTRARFWTVRRAIVEDIFRRAAERGELRDDVRHIVALQLLTSPLHTFALYSEDPIPPEYCRTIADLVARAIRAD; encoded by the coding sequence TTGTCGGATAACGACGAATCGCGTCGCGCGGCTGCGATCGAAGCGGCGCTGGACGAGGTTCAGCAGTGGGGTGTCGATCGATTCCGGCTCGAAGGGGTCGCGCACCGGGCGAAACTCAGCCCCGACTACGTCCGCCAGATCTGGGGCAGCGAAACCGAACTCATCGCCGAGGCCCTCCTGAGCTACAGCCAGGCCATGATGGAGCTGCCCGACACCGGTTCTCTGCACGGTGATCTCACCGGGCTGGCGCTGGCCCTGGCCGACTATCTCAACGAGCCGGTGGGCCGGCGGATCTCCCGGATGCTCGTGATCGACAGCAAGTCTCAGGCCGTCGACCGCGACACCCGGGCCCGCTTCTGGACGGTACGCCGGGCCATCGTCGAGGACATCTTCCGTCGCGCAGCCGAGCGGGGAGAACTGCGCGACGATGTGAGACACATCGTCGCCTTGCAGTTGCTCACCTCTCCGCTGCACACCTTCGCGCTGTACTCCGAGGATCCGATCCCCCCGGAGTACTGCCGCACGATCGCCGATCTGGTGGCCCGCGCGATCCGTGCCGACTGA
- a CDS encoding FHA domain-containing protein, protein MSRPGSPALTVRYDGSTHTFAAGNDVVVGRDLRADVRIAHPLISRAHLVLRFDQGRWIAIDNGSLNGMYVNGRRVPAADISDGGQLHIGNPDGPLLTFEVGRHQGLAGTPPSTTAVPVPGRSSATWPAQHSGPTGRPPVQRPPTGPYPGAGAYPPGGPRPVPAPPPPAAQSRPAHVQQPISAPAMDPVTVMGPAAAPRSSGSDGNIATSMLRILRPGRPADVPAGSIKIGRSSDNDIVIPDVLASRHHATLVPTPAGTEIRDNRSINGTFVNGSRVDSAILTDGDTVTIGNVDLSFRDGKLVRRTETAAATATGGLDVHGVTWTIENNKTLLENISISARPGTLTAIIGPSGAGKSTFARLVAGYTHPTTGQVSFEGHDVHAEYASLRSRIGMVPQDDVVHGQLTVRQALMYAAELRLPPDTTKADREKVVNEVLEELEMTKHLDTRVDKLSGGQRKRASVALELLTGPSLLILDEPTSGLDPALDRQVMTMLRQLADAGRVVLVVTHSLTYLDVCDQVLLLAPGGKTAFYGPPSQIGSAMGTTNWADIFSSVAGDPEAAAARYLSQNGPPPPQPPALTPSELGNPTRTSLRRQLSTIARRQIRLVISDRGYFAFLMLLPFIMGILSLSVPGDVGFGVPKTALEGGEAPNEPGQILVMLNVGAIFMGTALTIRALIGERAIFRREQAVGLSTSAYLLAKVVVFTAFAIVQAAIVTTIAIIGKGWGPGAVDSGAVVGDRSIELFLDIAVTCVASAMVGLALSALAKSAEQIMPLLVVAIMSQLVFSGGMIPVTDRLVLDQMSWFTPARWGFAASASTVDLIRLVPGPLTPQDRHWEHTPGTWLFDMGMLALISVGYLALVRWRIRLKSAG, encoded by the coding sequence GTGAGCCGCCCAGGATCCCCCGCGCTGACCGTTCGTTACGACGGATCCACCCACACCTTCGCGGCGGGCAACGACGTCGTCGTCGGCCGCGACCTCCGGGCCGACGTCCGGATCGCCCACCCGCTGATCTCACGTGCCCACCTGGTCCTGAGATTCGACCAGGGCCGCTGGATCGCGATCGACAACGGCAGCCTCAACGGCATGTACGTCAACGGCAGGCGCGTCCCCGCCGCCGACATCTCCGACGGGGGCCAACTTCACATCGGCAACCCCGACGGGCCGCTGCTGACGTTCGAGGTGGGCCGCCACCAGGGCTTGGCGGGCACTCCGCCGTCCACCACCGCCGTCCCCGTCCCGGGACGCTCCAGCGCGACCTGGCCCGCCCAGCATTCCGGCCCGACGGGACGCCCGCCGGTGCAACGCCCGCCCACCGGGCCCTACCCCGGAGCCGGTGCGTACCCGCCCGGCGGCCCCCGGCCCGTCCCCGCACCGCCCCCACCGGCGGCGCAGTCGCGCCCCGCGCACGTCCAGCAGCCCATCTCGGCGCCCGCGATGGACCCCGTCACCGTGATGGGTCCGGCCGCGGCGCCCCGTTCCAGCGGCAGCGACGGCAACATCGCGACCAGCATGCTGAGGATCCTGCGGCCCGGTCGACCCGCGGACGTTCCGGCCGGCTCGATCAAGATCGGCCGGTCCAGTGACAACGACATCGTCATCCCCGATGTGCTCGCGTCCCGCCACCACGCGACGCTGGTCCCGACGCCCGCGGGCACCGAGATCCGCGACAACCGCAGCATCAACGGCACGTTCGTCAACGGGTCGCGGGTCGACAGCGCGATCCTCACCGACGGCGACACCGTCACCATCGGCAACGTCGACCTGTCGTTCCGCGACGGCAAGCTGGTCCGCCGCACCGAGACCGCGGCCGCGACGGCCACCGGCGGCCTCGACGTCCACGGCGTCACCTGGACCATCGAGAACAACAAGACCCTCCTGGAGAACATCTCGATCTCGGCGCGGCCCGGCACGCTGACCGCCATCATCGGCCCGTCCGGAGCGGGAAAGTCGACGTTCGCGCGGCTGGTCGCCGGCTACACGCACCCGACGACCGGTCAGGTGTCGTTCGAAGGCCACGACGTGCACGCCGAGTACGCCTCGCTGCGCTCCCGCATCGGGATGGTCCCCCAGGACGACGTCGTACACGGCCAGCTCACCGTCCGCCAGGCGCTGATGTACGCCGCCGAGCTGCGGCTGCCGCCGGACACCACCAAGGCCGACCGCGAGAAGGTCGTCAACGAGGTGCTCGAAGAGCTGGAGATGACCAAACATCTCGACACCCGCGTCGACAAGCTCTCCGGCGGCCAGCGCAAGCGCGCCTCGGTCGCGCTGGAACTGCTGACCGGCCCGTCGCTGCTGATCCTCGACGAGCCGACCTCGGGTCTCGATCCCGCGCTGGACCGGCAGGTCATGACGATGCTGCGCCAGCTCGCCGACGCGGGCCGCGTCGTGCTCGTCGTCACGCACTCACTGACCTACCTCGACGTATGCGATCAGGTGCTGCTGCTGGCGCCGGGCGGCAAGACCGCCTTCTACGGCCCACCCAGCCAGATCGGCTCTGCGATGGGCACCACCAACTGGGCCGACATCTTCAGCTCTGTGGCCGGCGACCCTGAGGCCGCCGCGGCCCGCTACCTGTCGCAGAACGGGCCGCCGCCGCCGCAACCGCCGGCCCTGACACCGTCGGAACTGGGCAACCCGACCCGCACCAGCCTGCGACGGCAGCTCTCGACGATCGCGCGCCGCCAGATCCGGTTGGTCATCTCCGACCGCGGCTATTTCGCGTTCCTGATGCTGCTGCCGTTCATCATGGGCATCCTCTCGCTGTCGGTGCCCGGCGACGTCGGGTTCGGCGTCCCCAAGACCGCGCTCGAGGGTGGTGAGGCCCCCAACGAGCCGGGCCAGATCCTGGTGATGCTCAACGTCGGCGCGATCTTCATGGGTACGGCGCTGACGATCCGCGCGCTGATCGGTGAGCGGGCGATCTTCCGGCGTGAGCAGGCGGTCGGGTTGTCCACCTCCGCCTACCTGTTGGCCAAGGTCGTCGTGTTCACCGCGTTCGCGATCGTGCAGGCCGCGATCGTCACCACCATCGCGATCATCGGCAAGGGGTGGGGCCCCGGCGCGGTCGACAGCGGTGCCGTGGTCGGTGACCGCAGCATCGAACTGTTCCTCGACATCGCGGTGACCTGTGTGGCGTCGGCGATGGTGGGTCTGGCGCTCTCGGCGCTGGCCAAGTCCGCCGAGCAGATCATGCCGCTTCTTGTGGTCGCGATCATGAGCCAGCTGGTGTTCTCGGGCGGCATGATCCCGGTGACCGACCGCCTGGTGCTCGATCAGATGTCGTGGTTCACGCCCGCGCGGTGGGGGTTTGCCGCGTCGGCGTCGACGGTCGACCTGATCCGGCTGGTGCCGGGCCCGCTGACACCGCAGGACCGACACTGGGAGCACACGCCGGGCACCTGGCTGTTCGACATGGGGATGCTCGCGTTGATCAGCGTCGGCTACCTCGCCCTGGTGCGATGGCGCATCCGCCTCAAGTCCGCCGGCTGA
- a CDS encoding TetR/AcrR family transcriptional regulator, which produces MPRPARYTVDVLLDAAAELLAAEGPAAVTMSAVARNTGAPSGSVYHRFPTRAALCGELWVRTEGRFQEELLEALSGDGDPQNRCVAGALRTVQWCRDNPVEAHVLLAGPDQLDMGEWPDTVAGRRKRLQRKLRKVLAEIAGDHGRVAAAVMDVPAAIVRRHLRARQSIPAAADDIVADCARALICPS; this is translated from the coding sequence ATGCCGCGGCCCGCCCGATACACCGTCGATGTCCTGCTCGATGCCGCCGCGGAACTGCTTGCCGCCGAAGGTCCTGCGGCAGTGACGATGTCGGCGGTGGCGCGCAATACCGGCGCGCCCAGCGGTTCGGTCTACCACCGTTTCCCCACCAGGGCCGCGCTGTGCGGGGAGCTGTGGGTGCGCACCGAGGGGCGGTTCCAGGAGGAGTTGCTCGAGGCGCTCTCCGGTGACGGCGATCCGCAGAATCGCTGCGTGGCCGGGGCGCTGCGCACCGTGCAGTGGTGTCGCGACAATCCGGTCGAGGCCCACGTGTTGCTCGCCGGTCCCGACCAGCTCGACATGGGGGAGTGGCCCGACACCGTCGCAGGGCGTCGGAAACGTTTGCAGCGCAAGCTCCGTAAGGTGCTCGCAGAGATCGCCGGGGACCACGGGCGTGTCGCGGCCGCGGTCATGGATGTTCCCGCCGCGATCGTGCGGCGTCATCTGAGGGCGCGTCAATCCATCCCGGCGGCGGCCGACGACATCGTCGCCGACTGCGCGCGGGCGCTCATCTGCCCGAGCTGA
- a CDS encoding NADH:flavin oxidoreductase, with protein MTVPHDVFSPAKLGPLTLRNRIIKAATFEASTPNALVTEDLITYHRLPAAGGVGMTTVAYCAVAPGGRTDGWQLWMRPEAVPGLRRLTDAVHAEGAAISAQIGHAGPVANARTNKATALAPVRFFNPLSMRFARKATADDIREVTEAHANAARLAIDSGFDAVEIHLGHNYLASSFLSPLINRRTDEFGGSLANRAKVARGAVLAVKEAVGDRIAVTAKLNMSDGVRGGISIEESLQTAKWLEEDGGLDAIELTAGSSLLNPMFLFRGGAPIKEFARNFKPPLSWGMRMTGKKFMREYPYEEAYLMRDAKKFRDELTLPIILLGGITNRETMDRAMAEGFDFVAMGRALLAEPDLLNRIRADSSVKSICDHCNLCMPTIYNHTYCVRTGSPSPVSSGR; from the coding sequence ATGACAGTCCCACATGATGTGTTCAGTCCGGCCAAGCTCGGCCCGCTGACTCTGCGCAACCGCATCATCAAGGCCGCCACGTTCGAGGCGTCGACGCCCAACGCGCTGGTCACCGAGGACCTCATCACCTATCACCGGCTACCCGCCGCAGGTGGCGTCGGCATGACCACCGTCGCCTACTGCGCGGTGGCCCCCGGCGGACGCACCGACGGCTGGCAGCTCTGGATGCGCCCCGAGGCCGTGCCGGGACTGCGCCGGCTCACCGATGCCGTGCACGCCGAAGGCGCGGCGATCAGCGCTCAGATCGGTCATGCCGGACCTGTGGCGAACGCGCGCACCAACAAGGCCACGGCGCTGGCCCCGGTGCGGTTCTTCAACCCGCTGTCGATGCGGTTCGCCAGGAAGGCCACCGCCGACGACATCCGCGAGGTCACCGAGGCCCACGCCAACGCCGCCCGGTTGGCGATCGACTCCGGGTTCGACGCGGTCGAGATCCACCTCGGCCACAACTACCTGGCGAGCTCGTTCCTGTCGCCGCTGATCAATCGCCGCACCGACGAGTTCGGAGGGTCGCTGGCCAACCGCGCCAAGGTGGCCCGCGGCGCGGTGCTGGCGGTCAAGGAGGCGGTGGGCGACCGGATCGCGGTCACCGCGAAACTCAACATGTCCGACGGTGTCCGCGGCGGCATCTCGATCGAGGAGTCCCTGCAGACCGCGAAATGGCTGGAAGAAGACGGCGGTCTCGACGCCATCGAGCTGACAGCCGGCAGCTCACTGCTCAACCCGATGTTCCTGTTCCGCGGCGGTGCCCCGATCAAGGAGTTCGCCCGCAACTTCAAGCCGCCGCTGTCGTGGGGCATGCGGATGACCGGCAAGAAGTTCATGCGGGAGTACCCGTACGAAGAGGCCTACCTGATGCGCGACGCGAAGAAGTTCCGCGACGAGCTGACGCTGCCGATCATCCTGCTCGGCGGCATCACCAACCGCGAGACCATGGACCGCGCGATGGCCGAGGGCTTCGACTTCGTCGCGATGGGACGCGCGCTGCTCGCCGAACCCGACCTGCTGAACCGGATCAGGGCCGACAGCTCGGTGAAGTCGATCTGCGACCACTGCAACCTGTGCATGCCGACGATCTACAACCACACCTACTGCGTGCGTACCGGTTCGCCGTCCCCGGTCAGCTCGGGCAGATGA
- a CDS encoding bifunctional methylenetetrahydrofolate dehydrogenase/methenyltetrahydrofolate cyclohydrolase codes for MGAITLDGKATRDEIFVDLRERVARLTAAGRTPGLATVLVGDDPGSHAYVRGKHADCAKVGINSIRRDLPADISQAVLDETIDELNANPECTGYIVQLPLPKHLNENAALERIDPSKDADGLHPTNLGRLVLNEPAPLPCTPRGIVHLLRRFEVEIAGAHVAVLGRGVTVGRPLGLLLTRRSENATVTLCHTATRHLPEITREADIIVAAAGVPHMVTADMVRPGAAVVDVGVSRDDAGKLVGDVHPGVWDVAGHVSPNPGGVGPLTRAFLLTNVVERAEALTT; via the coding sequence GTGGGTGCGATTACTTTGGACGGCAAGGCCACGCGCGACGAGATCTTCGTCGATCTTCGAGAACGGGTGGCGCGTCTCACTGCGGCCGGCAGGACGCCCGGGCTGGCGACGGTGCTGGTCGGAGACGATCCCGGGTCCCACGCCTATGTGCGCGGCAAGCACGCCGACTGCGCGAAGGTCGGCATCAACTCGATCCGTCGCGACCTGCCCGCCGACATCAGCCAGGCCGTCCTCGACGAGACGATCGACGAGCTCAACGCCAACCCGGAGTGCACCGGCTACATCGTGCAGCTTCCGCTGCCCAAGCACCTGAACGAGAACGCCGCACTCGAGCGCATCGACCCGTCCAAGGACGCCGACGGGCTGCACCCGACCAACCTGGGCCGGCTGGTGCTCAACGAGCCTGCTCCGCTGCCGTGCACCCCGCGCGGCATCGTGCACCTGCTGCGGCGCTTCGAGGTCGAGATCGCCGGCGCGCACGTAGCCGTGCTCGGCCGCGGAGTGACCGTCGGACGTCCGCTCGGGCTGCTGCTGACGCGCCGCTCCGAGAACGCGACGGTCACGTTGTGCCATACCGCGACCCGCCACCTGCCGGAGATCACCCGCGAGGCCGACATCATCGTCGCCGCCGCGGGGGTGCCGCACATGGTGACCGCCGACATGGTGCGTCCCGGCGCGGCCGTCGTCGACGTCGGGGTCAGCCGCGACGACGCGGGCAAGCTCGTCGGCGACGTGCACCCCGGTGTGTGGGACGTCGCCGGGCACGTGTCACCGAACCCGGGTGGGGTCGGGCCGCTGACGCGCGCGTTCCTGCTGACCAACGTCGTCGAGCGCGCCGAGGCTCTCACAACGTGA